The following are encoded together in the Leuconostoc mesenteroides subsp. mesenteroides ATCC 8293 genome:
- a CDS encoding alpha/beta hydrolase translates to MSYKLRQQAFVVSTVVIFVLLIILMVANLLPKDIKRNNQVDYNNIPTFFFHGGGSNYHAEDQMVSAAQKDGVTSTVIIAFVSKTGKVRLSGNIPENAKNPIIKVNYADNRELNYNKHGYYATNVVKKVTSIYHFKKMNMVGHSVGNISIIYYMLQNEHKRNMPILQKSVNIAGHFAGLKFNHIPKSIQEPANLSLNKDGKPNKMNESFQQMARIRTDYPAKQLAILNIIGDIGNKADGTVSNNSSLSLKYIIGNRAKTYRVQKIVGKNARHSILHENKRVDQILIDFLWYK, encoded by the coding sequence ATGAGCTATAAACTCCGTCAGCAAGCTTTTGTTGTGTCAACTGTGGTTATATTTGTATTATTAATAATTCTAATGGTCGCTAATTTATTGCCTAAAGACATAAAAAGGAACAACCAAGTTGATTATAACAATATCCCAACATTCTTTTTTCATGGCGGTGGCAGTAATTATCATGCGGAAGATCAAATGGTTAGCGCGGCACAAAAAGATGGTGTAACTTCGACAGTAATAATTGCGTTCGTTAGTAAAACAGGAAAAGTCAGGCTGAGTGGTAATATTCCTGAAAACGCGAAAAATCCAATAATCAAAGTTAATTACGCAGATAATCGTGAATTAAATTATAATAAACACGGTTATTATGCAACAAATGTTGTTAAAAAAGTTACCTCAATCTATCATTTTAAAAAAATGAATATGGTAGGACATTCAGTAGGTAATATCTCAATTATTTATTATATGTTGCAAAATGAGCATAAAAGAAACATGCCTATTTTGCAAAAATCAGTGAACATAGCGGGACATTTTGCAGGATTAAAGTTTAATCATATTCCAAAGTCCATTCAAGAACCCGCTAACTTATCATTGAATAAGGATGGAAAACCAAATAAGATGAATGAAAGTTTTCAACAGATGGCAAGAATAAGAACGGATTATCCTGCAAAACAATTGGCAATTTTGAATATTATTGGTGATATTGGCAACAAAGCTGATGGCACAGTATCAAATAATTCATCATTATCACTGAAGTATATTATTGGTAATCGTGCTAAAACCTATCGTGTGCAAAAAATTGTAGGTAAAAATGCTCGTCATTCAATATTACATGAAAATAAAAGAGTTGATCAAATTTTAATCGACTTTTTGTGGTATAAGTAA